A DNA window from Brassica napus cultivar Da-Ae chromosome A4, Da-Ae, whole genome shotgun sequence contains the following coding sequences:
- the LOC106448146 gene encoding uncharacterized protein LOC106448146 — MNASCAEYLEGIGFEHWARVHFSGKRYDVMTSNIAESWNSVLREAREYPILALVEFIISKLMNWFSERRNVTNNGSGSFTPRVLEIIAGNFEQSGGMLASKINNFKYEVRTKEGESFHIYLSVKSCSCNVFQTLMISCSHAISAVIKSKTRVETLVSGVYSLECLATAYKDEIFPISNNMTGEHRNIGAVDMEVLPPATKRPPGRPRKSRILSTGEIRMKAPRKKHVCSRCKGSGHNRATCNVAI; from the exons ATGAATGCATCCTGCGCTGAATACCTAGAAGGTATTGGTTTCGAACATTGGGCCCGTGTGCATTTCAGTGGAAAGCGTTACGACGTAATGACAAGCAACATTGCAGAAAGTTGGAACTCTGTTCTTCGTGAAGCAAGGGAGTATCCTATACTAGCATTAGTTGAGTTTATAATATCAAAACTGATGAATTGGTTTTCGGAAAGACGTAATGTTACCAACAATGGAAGCGGCAGTTTCACCCCACGTGTGCTTGAGATAATAGCTGGAAATTTTGAACAAAGCGGAGGAATGCTTGCAAGCAAGattaataatttcaaatatgaaGTGAGGACCAAAGAAGGAGAATCTTTCCACATTTACCTTTCAGTAAAAAGTTGCAGTTGTAATGTGTTCCAAACACTCATGATCTCCTGTTCACACGCCATTTCTGCGGTAATTAAAAGCAAAACGAGGGTGGAAACACTGGTTTCAGGAGTTTACAGTTTGGAGTGTCTTGCAACTGCTTACAAGGATGAAATATTTCCAATAAGCAACAACATGACCGGAGAACATCGGAACATTGGAGCAGTTGATATGGAAGTCCTCCCGCCAGCGACCAAACGCCCACCAGGCCGACCACGTAAAAGCCGCATATTATCAACCGGCGAAATAAGG ATGAAAGCCCCGAGGAAGAAACATGTTTGTAGCCGTTGTAAGGGAAGCGGCCACAACCGAGCTACATGCAATGTTGCCATATAA